The Lactuca sativa cultivar Salinas chromosome 2, Lsat_Salinas_v11, whole genome shotgun sequence genome includes a window with the following:
- the LOC111884009 gene encoding bZIP transcription factor 18 — protein MQDPSNLNSKPQNAAAFPFRPSHHRRAHSEVNFRLPDDLDLASDPYDAPSESFEELGSEEDLFCTYMDIEKLGSNLNDGGALDNGRINNAGGGGGPSEDHNGGGDDGERTGTRPRHRHSNSVDSSSFLSESIEAKKAMAPDKLAELWTVDPKRAKRILANRQSAARSKERKARYMSELERKVQTLQTEATTLSAQLTLFQRDTTGLSSENTELKMRLQAMEQQAHLRDALNEALKQEVERLRMATGEIASCSDGYNLGMHQNQHHSPYNHQSNFFTNHQQHPEYHHQSHPLLAATHLQQLQDPLGRFQGLDISSRGRVPNPHLVKSEGPSISVSESESSSTF, from the exons ATGCAAGATCCGTCGAATCTAAATTCTAAGCCGCAAAATGCGGCGGCGTTTCCGTTTAGGCCGTCTCATCATCGACGGGCACACTCCGAGGTGAACTTCAGGCTACCGGACGATCTAGATCTGGCGTCAGACCCTTACGACGCACCGTCTGAAAGCTTCGAAGAGCTAGGATCTGAGGAAGATCTGTTTTGTACTTACATGGACATTGAGAAGCTCGGATCCAATTTGAACGATGGTGGTGCTCTGGATAACGGTCGGATCAACAATGCTGGTGGCGGTGGTGGGCCTTCAGAGGATCATAACGGTGGCGGTGATGATGGCGAAAGGACCGGTACTAGACCTCGACATCGTCATAGTAATTCAGTGGATAGTTCGAGTTTTTTGAGTGAAAGCATAGAAGCTAAGAAGGCAATGGCCCCTGATAAACTTGCTGAATTGTGGACTGTTGATCCCAAGCGAGCTAAGAG GATTTTGGCAAATCGACAATCTGCTGCTCGTTCGAAAGAGAGGAAGGCACGATATATGTCTGAACTTGAGAGAAAAGTTCAAACCCTGCAAACAGAAGCAACCACCCTTTCAGCACAATTGACTCTCTTTCag AGGGATACAACTGGCCTGTCTTCTGAAAACACAGAGCTTAAAATGCGATTACAAGCTATGGAACAACAAGCTCATTTACGCGATG CTCTGAACGAGGCACTGAAGCAAGAAGTAGAAAGACTGAGAATGGCAACAGGAGAAATAGCAAGCTGTTCAGATGGTTACAATCTAGGAATGCATCAAAATCAACACCATTCTCCCTACAACCACCAATCAAACTTCTTTACAAACCATCAACAACATCCGGAATACCACCACCAATCTCATCCTCTACTTGCTGCCACCCACCTACAGCAGCTGCAGGATCCACTGGGCCGCTTCCAGGGACTGGATATCAGCAGCAGAGGCAGAGTACCCAATCCTCACCTTGTCAAATCTGAAGGCCCTTCAATCTCTGTCAGCGAAAGCGAAAGCAGCAGTACATTTTGA
- the LOC111883995 gene encoding uncharacterized protein LOC111883995, with the protein MEFLKSFDSDDDVEFVETFFNVVQHVHAEESSNAARTRTVVNHDRQAAHDLLVRDYFADNCLYNDDSFERRFRLNKAIFLRISNALESRYDFFKQKPDARGRMGFSSIQKCAAALRYLGYGIAFDASDEYLKISERTAVECVDWFSACVYEVFHEEYLRKPTQRDIERLYSAHEERHGFPGMLGSLDCTHVAWEKCPTAWRGQFTRRDIGEPTIILEAVASQDLWIWHAFFGVAGSNTDLNVLGQSPLFNDIWTGKAPDMTFTVNGHAYKYGYYLGDGIYPDYSTLMKAYSVPRSEKAKLFTKKQESARKDIERAFGVLKQTWHVVKYATRLWDKERIKQMVLACIIMHNMIIENEGRAICTYDPNDVVVPIEEFVPGTNAFLERVVEIHNSEKCFNLREDVAEHLYQHSMNDD; encoded by the coding sequence ATggaatttttaaaaagttttgacTCGGATGACGACGTAGAATTCGTCGAGACATTCTTCAATGTTGTGCAACACGTTCACGCCGAAGAAAGTTCGAATGCAGCGCGTACAAGGACGGTCGTCAATCATGATCGCCAAGCCGCACACGACTTATTGGTACGTGATTACTTTGCCGATAATTGTCTTTATAATGACGACTCGTTCGAACGTCGTTTTCGTCTGAATAAGGCTATATTTTTACGTATTAGTAATGCTTTAGAATCTCGTTatgattttttcaaacaaaaacccgACGCTAGAGGAAGAATGGGTTTTAGTAGTATACAAAAATGTGCGGCTGCTCTTAGGTATTTGGGATACGGTATAGCATTTGATGCATCTGACGAATACTTGAAAATATCCGAGAGGACCGCGGTTGAATGTGTAGATTGGTTTTCTGCATGTGTTTATGAGGTTTTTCACGAAGAATATTTGCGTAAACCTACTCAACGTGATATTGAGAGATTATATTCGGCTCATGAAGAGAGGCATGGATTTCCCGGTATGCTTGGCAGTCTAGATTGTACGCATGTGGCTTGGGAAAAATGTCCAACTGCATGGCGTGGCCAGTTCACTCGAAGAGATATAGGTGAACCAACTATCATCCTAGAAGCTGTTGCATCTCAAGATTTGTGGATATGGCATGCCTTTTTTGGAGTAGCGGGGTCCAACACCGACCTTAATGTTCTTGGTCAGTCTCCACTTTTCAACGATATTTGGACCGGCAAAGCACCTGATATGACGTTCACGGTAAACGGGCACGCGTACAAATATGGTTACTACCTTGGTGATGGGATATACCCGGATTATTCTACATTGATGAAGGCATACTCAGTTCCTCGAAGTGAAAAAGCAAAATTGTTTACAAAAAAACAAGAATCAGCGAGAAAGGATATCGAGAGGGCATTTGGAGTCCTTAAGCAAACATGGCATGTAGTGAAATATGCTACACGACTTTGGGATAAAGAAAGAATTAAGCAAATGGTCCTAGCATGTATTAtaatgcataatatgattattgaaAATGAAGGTCGAGCGATTTGCACGTATGATCCGAACGAcgttgtcgttccaattgaggagTTCGTACCCGGAACGAATGCTTTTTTGGAGCGAGTTGTCGAAATCCATAACAGTGAAAAGTGTTTCAATCTTCGAGAAGATGTCGCGGAACATTTGTACCAACATAGCATGAACGACGATTAG
- the LOC111884008 gene encoding U-box domain-containing protein 62 yields the protein MASEEIALVLSHRPDNHNPQLLFQDESSLAFRCNPTQQHLHHHPAGHTTNNNTNKTTRELTGFIEHQNRHYQPQATTEFRRSMCDAVPAYHRGIQDWNGKNGRASSSPSRDGSDSDDDEEEDDDDMDDGGGDGHVVGIVNNIMDANKSNLSGHISDEKNGNGKRNHLSSIGTDMNDGRASSNENHQQGQLCQYQNAITIADPTGELYYSQYLQGMEGSGGAGIKDILVENGCGFSGRKDVPNSGGSGESLRAILSDPLTGTLMDDAMILPCGHSFGSGGMQHVMRMKACYTCSHPVSEGSVASNLSLRSAVHAYRREEELQSQCASKRRNRFDQENSSNYGDLTVVDHSNSRCRGVQFPFTVADRVIIKGNKRTPPRFVGRQAVVTTQCLNGWYVVKTLDNAESVKLQYRSLAKLQDITTSHPSNLASTKITTPNWL from the exons ATGGCTTCCGAAGAGATTGCTTTAGTTCTGTCACACCGTCCCGACAACCACAACCCTCAGCTCCTCTTCCAAGACGAGTCCAGTTTAGCCTTTCGCTGTAACCCAACGCAGCAGCACCTACACCACCATCCTGCCGGACATACGACTAACAACAACACTAACAAGACTACCCGTGAGCTTACCGGATTCATCGAACACCAAAATCGACACTATCAACCGCAAGCCACAACCGAGTTCCGCCGGAGCATGTGCGACGCTGTCCCGGCCTACCACCGTGGCATACAGGACTGGAATGGCAAAAATGGACGGGCTTCCAGTTCTCCTAGCCGAGATGGATCGGACAGTGATGATGACGAAGAAGAGGACGATGACGACATGGATGATGGGGGTGGAGATGGTCACGTGGTTGGAATTGTAAACAACATTATGGATGCTAACAAAAGTAATCTTAGCGGGCACATCAGCGACGAGAAAAATGGAAATGGGAAAAGGAATCATCTTTCCTCCATTG GAACTGATATGAATGATGGAAGAGCAAGTTCTAATGAGAATCATCAGCAAGGACAGTTATGCCAGTACCAAAATGCTATTACTATTGCAGACCCAACCGGTGAATTGTACTACTCTCAGTATCTTCAAGGGATGGAAGGTTCAGGAGGAGCAGGGATCAAAGATATACTGGTTGAAAATGGGTGTGGCTTTAGTGGAAGAAAAGATGTTCCCAATTCAGGTGGATCAGGGGAGTCACTAAGGGCTATACTCTCAGATCCTTTGAC TGGAACACTCATGGATGATGCTATGATATTGCCTTGTGGGCATTCTTTTGGTAGTGGTGGCATGCAACATGTTATGAGGATG AAAGCATGCTACACGTGTTCACACCCGGTCTCAGAAGGCTCAGTTGCTTCAAACCTAA GTCTGCGATCTGCTGTACATGCGTATCGTAGGGAAGAAGAATTGCAAAGTCAGTGTGCATCCAAAAGAAGAAATAGATTTGACCAG GAGAATAGTAGTAATTATGGTGATTTAACAGTAGTGGACCACTCGAATTCGAGATGCAGAGGTGTTCAATTCCCTTTTACTGTGGCTGATCGTGTTATTATCAAG GGTAACAAAAGGACGCCTCCACGTTTTGTTGGTCGTCAAGCTGTTGTAACCACCCAGTGCTTAAACGGATG gTATGTGGTGAAGACATTGGATAATGCGGAGAGTGTTAAGTTGCAATACCGGTCTCTAGCCAAACTTCAAGATATTACTACTAGTCACCCCTCAAATCTAGCTTCAACTAAAATTACAACACCCAATTGGCTCTAA
- the LOC111884012 gene encoding uncharacterized protein LOC111884012, which produces MILRGLLIIVVLIVLPRQSYALSPLYSFRHLYEQSNVSPSPSPSNGVGLASGGSNFQQSCNRASRSCQLKNIAACLTYSQSGPDEEIWLYVQNNDKNPLHVKIMILASNNTIDEIDLPIHQMNKIKISRDIFYSNVAIALNTSVGDCVIHVVAPPPETNYQKYPSSYSIYITPINGAYFVILIFIIGGTLTFVKSRIHSSRHNDGVPYHELEMENSKALSSLDMEENGTGNWDEDWDDDDWGDKKPVKSGGQNPMKVEQLNTKLPNSNGSRKEWDD; this is translated from the exons ATGATTCTTAGGGGTCTGCTCATCATCGTAGTTTTGATCGTTCTGCCCCGACAATCGTATGCGTTATCCCCGCTCTATTCTTTCAGACACCTGTATGAACAAAGCAAC GTCTCTCCTTCTCCTAGCCCTTCTAATGGTGTAGGTCTAGCTTCTGGTGGATCAAATTTCCAGCAATCTTGTAATAGGGCATCTAGAAGCTGCCAGCTGAAGAACATAGCTGCCTGCTTGACTTATTCTCAAAGTG GCCCTGATGAAGAAATATGGCTATATGTACAGAACAATGACAAAAACCCTTTgcatgtgaaaattatgatcctTGCTTCAAACAACACAATTGATGAGATAGATTTACCAATCCACCAAATGAACAAG ATCAAGATTTCTCGAGAtatattttattcaaatgttGCAATAGCATTGAATACAAGTGTAGGAGATTGTGTAATACATGTTGTAGCTCCACCACCCGAAACCAATTACCAGAAATACCCTTCTTCATATAGCATCTACATAACCCCAATCAATGGTGCATACTTTGTAATTCTGATATTTATCATTggagggactttgacttttgtcaAATCAAGAATCCATAGCAGCAGGCATAATGATGGGGTTCCATACCATGAACTTGAAATGGAAAATTCAAAAGCCCTTTCATCATTAGACATGGAGGAAAATGGAACGGGAAATTGGGATGAAGATTGGGATGATGATGATTGGGGTGACAAAAAACCGGTCAAATCTGGTGGTCAAAATCCCATGAAAGTGGAACAATTGAATACAAAATTACCGAATTCTAATGGAAGCAGAAAGGAATGGGATGATTAG